From Thermodesulfobacteriota bacterium, the proteins below share one genomic window:
- a CDS encoding TIGR00341 family protein, with the protein MVKKFLEARLKNLKINWIKTSKERRQLVVKDITSGSEPGIRFYLLLSTSALIAAFGLIANSTAVIIGAMLVSPLMTPIIGSSLGLVIGDGRLFANSLRSVVVGTVLAIFFSALLGFLPLALEATPEMLSRVRPTLLDLFVAVLAGFAGSYAMIDEKVSPALPGVAIATAIVPPLSNTGICLSLGYYGGAFGSFMLFFANFLSILLVASATFIAAGMSPAASLRKDKNFVRSFVLALMGFIVVASFLTYSLVTIVKERKLKETIETTLNEQFDKLHSTSVDSYVYDIEDGRLYILASVRSPIVMTPKDIKKLQDSFEKKIDMPIELIVRSMISNDISATGSANTIIDQNLDGFFLNKNLDADQILIRKSEQIMLEQLANWPKMRLVNTEYIDLARGPTVLATVTGFRLLTDSEIRSLENKMKLELDDENINLIVRMLKTTISDRNGEMLYGWIYYENVGPEKRKELKNLDSLTRSKFGNYPKLFVLNVHKAFEGEEINALVETVGTQPISPGDLLKIQDELSAEMDRKVNLDMWYKSEAIITTDGYKSFEEYNEKNVERVEQRLRESVDQKYW; encoded by the coding sequence ATGGTAAAAAAATTCCTAGAAGCAAGACTCAAAAATTTAAAGATAAACTGGATTAAGACTTCTAAAGAGAGAAGGCAGCTAGTTGTCAAGGATATTACCTCAGGCTCTGAGCCGGGTATTAGATTTTACCTTTTGCTTAGCACCTCAGCATTAATTGCTGCGTTTGGTCTAATAGCCAACAGTACGGCAGTCATCATCGGAGCAATGCTGGTGTCACCGCTGATGACTCCTATTATAGGTTCGTCTTTAGGATTAGTCATTGGCGATGGAAGGCTTTTTGCCAACTCACTCAGGTCAGTTGTAGTTGGAACAGTGCTTGCAATATTTTTCTCAGCACTATTGGGATTTTTACCTCTGGCACTTGAAGCTACCCCGGAGATGCTCTCACGGGTTAGGCCAACGCTCTTAGATCTATTTGTAGCAGTACTTGCAGGGTTTGCAGGCTCATATGCGATGATTGATGAAAAGGTAAGCCCCGCACTGCCTGGTGTAGCTATTGCAACGGCCATTGTCCCGCCATTGTCTAACACAGGCATATGTCTTTCTTTAGGCTACTACGGAGGGGCTTTTGGATCTTTTATGCTGTTTTTCGCAAATTTTCTATCCATACTACTCGTAGCGTCAGCAACGTTTATCGCTGCCGGTATGAGTCCGGCGGCAAGTCTGAGGAAAGATAAAAATTTTGTCAGAAGTTTTGTTTTAGCTTTAATGGGTTTTATTGTCGTCGCGAGTTTTCTAACATACTCACTAGTAACTATTGTTAAAGAAAGAAAACTAAAAGAAACCATAGAGACCACACTAAATGAGCAGTTTGATAAACTACATTCAACATCTGTTGATAGTTATGTTTACGATATTGAGGATGGCAGACTCTATATATTGGCTTCTGTGAGATCACCAATTGTAATGACACCAAAGGATATTAAAAAACTTCAGGACTCATTTGAGAAGAAAATTGATATGCCTATCGAGCTAATTGTCAGAAGCATGATTTCTAATGATATTAGTGCTACTGGAAGCGCGAATACCATAATTGATCAGAACTTAGACGGTTTCTTCTTAAACAAAAATTTAGATGCTGACCAAATTCTCATTCGAAAGTCAGAGCAAATAATGCTGGAACAGCTCGCAAATTGGCCTAAAATGAGGCTTGTAAATACCGAGTATATAGATCTAGCAAGAGGCCCTACAGTTTTGGCAACAGTAACCGGCTTTCGACTTTTAACAGATAGCGAAATCAGATCACTTGAGAACAAGATGAAACTAGAGCTAGATGATGAAAATATAAACCTCATTGTCAGAATGCTAAAAACCACAATATCTGATAGAAATGGCGAGATGCTCTATGGATGGATTTATTATGAGAATGTAGGTCCGGAAAAAAGGAAAGAACTTAAAAATCTTGATTCTTTGACGAGATCTAAGTTTGGAAATTATCCAAAACTATTTGTGCTAAATGTTCATAAAGCATTTGAGGGTGAGGAAATAAATGCCTTAGTAGAAACTGTTGGAACTCAGCCTATTAGTCCCGGCGACTTACTGAAGATACAAGACGAGTTATCTGCCGAAATGGATAGAAAAGTTAATCTGGACATGTGGTATAAGTCTGAAGCTATTATAACCACAGATGGTTACAAATCTTTTGAGGAATACAATGAGAAGAATGTTGAAAGGGTTGAGCAAAGGTTAAGAGAGAGTGTAGACCAAAAATATTGGTGA
- a CDS encoding IPTL-CTERM sorting domain-containing protein → MLKQLNFHHLLFLSILFGLSTFFICSYQVNAQGPECPLTIIKSADPADDTEFDFLLAGNAVDPNFTLQDPSNNSIVISVVSNIPGVFINEVTPPGWFLQNVVCEGDPGFEFIPLGSSDLIASCTSDGTIPEGQCTFFNSRVSPVPTISQWGLIALVVLIGLAGLFVYRRKLQSA, encoded by the coding sequence ATGTTAAAACAACTAAATTTCCATCATTTATTATTCCTTTCTATACTTTTTGGACTTAGCACTTTTTTTATTTGCTCATATCAAGTTAATGCGCAAGGTCCCGAGTGTCCTCTAACTATTATTAAATCGGCAGACCCTGCAGATGATACTGAGTTTGATTTCTTATTAGCTGGAAATGCAGTTGATCCTAATTTCACCTTGCAAGATCCTTCTAATAACTCAATTGTAATATCTGTAGTATCAAATATTCCAGGAGTGTTTATAAATGAGGTAACACCTCCAGGATGGTTTCTACAGAATGTAGTTTGTGAAGGAGACCCGGGTTTTGAATTCATACCACTAGGATCTAGTGATTTAATCGCTTCATGTACCTCTGACGGTACTATTCCAGAAGGACAATGTACATTCTTTAATTCTAGGGTATCACCAGTTCCAACAATATCTCAGTGGGGCTTAATTGCGCTTGTAGTTTTAATTGGCCTAGCAGGACTATTTGTCTACAGACGTAAATTACAGTCTGCATAA
- a CDS encoding L,D-transpeptidase family protein, producing the protein MLQRVILICFALIHATSALAIGNSFKQDQLRYPRVKVAYLEKAEYLKELYLDKGISYPPEKIYIRIFKKQKILELWSWSSETQAYVLIKSYGICYASGSLGPKRKEGDHQVPEGFYHIDRFNPNSSYFLSLRINYPNQSDKKLGHKTRPGGDIFIHGDCVSVGCIAITDDKIKEIYVISLDARNNGQNTIPVHIYPSRLDDEEIEELRENYKNLHPFWLNLKQGYDIFEENRKLPNVRIDRSGKYIFSNIDVRPR; encoded by the coding sequence ATGTTACAAAGAGTTATTTTAATTTGCTTTGCATTGATTCATGCTACCTCAGCACTTGCAATTGGAAATAGTTTTAAGCAAGATCAGCTGCGATATCCAAGAGTTAAAGTAGCCTATCTTGAGAAAGCAGAATATCTTAAAGAGTTATACTTAGACAAAGGTATTTCATATCCCCCAGAGAAAATTTATATCAGAATATTTAAGAAACAAAAAATACTCGAACTATGGTCTTGGTCTAGTGAAACCCAAGCCTATGTTTTAATAAAAAGCTATGGGATTTGTTATGCATCTGGTAGTCTTGGCCCAAAAAGAAAGGAGGGGGATCATCAAGTTCCAGAGGGTTTTTACCATATAGACCGTTTCAACCCAAATAGCAGCTACTTTCTTTCCTTAAGAATAAATTATCCCAATCAATCTGATAAAAAACTCGGGCACAAAACTAGACCAGGCGGTGATATTTTTATTCATGGGGATTGTGTAAGTGTTGGCTGTATTGCAATAACCGATGATAAGATAAAGGAGATCTATGTCATCTCCTTAGATGCCAGAAACAATGGACAAAATACAATTCCTGTTCATATTTACCCATCAAGATTGGATGATGAAGAGATTGAAGAATTAAGGGAAAACTATAAGAATTTACATCCATTCTGGCTCAATCTAAAACAGGGATACGATATTTTTGAAGAGAATCGAAAACTCCCAAATGTTAGAATTGATAGATCTGGTAAATATATATTTAGTAATATTGATGTCAGACCAAGATAA
- a CDS encoding group III truncated hemoglobin — MMSKQLRDIESREDIDRLMWSFYERMMVDPVIGFIFTHYAKVDLKIHLPIIADFWETILFQKPVYKRGPKAMEAHYDLHKQIPLRKQHFTRWLHLFHKTLDENYSGTKATLAKERSSSIAKLMQTRIGQIGDCTEL; from the coding sequence ATGATGAGCAAACAGCTAAGGGACATAGAATCCAGAGAAGATATTGATAGGCTAATGTGGAGTTTTTATGAGCGCATGATGGTTGACCCTGTTATAGGTTTTATATTCACTCACTATGCCAAGGTTGATTTAAAGATCCATTTACCTATCATAGCAGATTTCTGGGAAACTATACTTTTTCAAAAACCGGTATATAAGAGGGGTCCAAAGGCCATGGAAGCGCACTATGACCTTCATAAACAGATACCGCTTAGAAAACAGCACTTTACACGCTGGTTACATCTTTTTCATAAAACCTTGGATGAGAACTACTCAGGGACCAAAGCCACTTTGGCAAAAGAGCGTTCAAGCTCCATAGCCAAGCTCATGCAAACTAGAATCGGCCAAATCGGAGATTGTACCGAACTATAG
- a CDS encoding class I SAM-dependent methyltransferase: MNTEYNPEQRFNERAVRYDDEIENIIPGYRALHDLSHNILKISLPKDAHVLIAGSGTGKEAIQYAFENPKWKITGFDIAEQMIRTAEEKVKTYELQDRIEFIHGDIRKVLNREFDGATSILIAHFMPIDEKKEFIKSIELGLKPGGTFILADICKDINSDLYEKFLSVWKSFQLQNREEKDVQEMLSNVRNNLHSITPEDTIALLENNDFKKINHFWRSLLINGFVAEKRFENPD; this comes from the coding sequence ATGAATACAGAATATAATCCCGAACAAAGATTTAATGAAAGGGCGGTTAGATATGATGATGAGATTGAAAACATCATTCCCGGCTACCGAGCCCTCCACGATTTATCACATAATATCCTCAAAATATCCCTACCAAAAGACGCTCATGTGCTAATCGCAGGATCTGGCACTGGCAAAGAGGCTATTCAATATGCCTTTGAAAATCCCAAGTGGAAGATTACAGGATTTGATATAGCTGAACAAATGATAAGAACTGCAGAAGAAAAAGTTAAAACTTATGAGCTTCAAGACCGTATTGAGTTTATTCATGGAGATATTCGTAAAGTGCTAAATAGAGAGTTTGATGGAGCAACTTCAATCCTAATCGCCCACTTCATGCCAATTGATGAGAAAAAAGAGTTTATAAAGTCTATAGAATTGGGGCTAAAACCTGGTGGAACATTTATACTTGCAGATATATGCAAAGATATTAATTCTGATTTATATGAGAAATTCTTATCAGTATGGAAATCATTCCAGCTCCAAAACAGAGAAGAAAAAGATGTACAGGAAATGTTATCTAATGTCAGAAACAATCTACATTCAATAACTCCAGAAGATACAATCGCACTTTTAGAGAACAATGACTTCAAGAAAATTAATCACTTTTGGAGATCTCTTTTGATAAACGGTTTTGTTGCTGAAAAACGGTTTGAAAATCCAGATTAA